A stretch of Gossypium hirsutum isolate 1008001.06 chromosome A06, Gossypium_hirsutum_v2.1, whole genome shotgun sequence DNA encodes these proteins:
- the LOC121230622 gene encoding CBL-interacting serine/threonine-protein kinase 6 gives MADKAKTENPSFLHGKYELGRMLGHGTFAKVYHAKNLQTGKNVAMKVVGKEKVIQVGMMEQIKREISVMKMVKHPNIVELHEVMASKSKIYFAMELVRGGELFSKIAKGRLKEDAARVYFQQLVSAVDFCHSRGVYHRDLKPENLLLDEEGNLKVTDFGLSAFTEHLKQDGLLHTTCGTPAYVAPEVIGKKGYDGAKADIWSCGVILYVLLAGFLPFQDDNLVAMYKKIYRGDFKCPPWFSPEARRLISKLLDPNPKTRIAISKITESSWFKKSIPKTKTTKEEIEFEAFNGEKSSKPETLNAFHIISLSEGFDLSPLFEEKKREEKEELRFATTRPASSVISRLEEVAKSGKFSVKKSECRVRLQGQECGRKGKLAIAANIFAVTPSFLVVEVKKDHGDTFEYNQFCSKELRPALKDILWTSPPENSTVA, from the coding sequence ATGGCGGACAAAGCTAAAACCGAAAACCCATCTTTTCTCCATGGAAAATACGAGCTTGGCCGTATGTTGGGTCATGGAACGTTCGCCAAAGTCTACCATGCGAAGAACCTTCAAACAGGGAAGAATGTCGCCATGAAAGTGGTGGGCAAAGAGAAAGTGATCCAGGTCGGGATGATGGAGCAGATCAAGCGAGAGATCTCCGTCATGAAAATGGTGAAACACCCCAACATCGTCGAGCTGCACGAAGTGATGGCGAGCAAGTCCAAGATTTACTTCGCCATGGAGCTCGTCCGCGGCGGCGAGCTCTTCTCGAAAATCGCCAAAGGTCGTCTCAAGGAAGACGCTGCCAGGGTTTACTTCCAGCAGCTCGTTTCCGCCGTCGATTTCTGCCACAGCCGCGGCGTTTACCACCGTGATTTGAAGCCGGAGAATCTTCTCTTAGATGAAGAAGGCAACTTGAAGGTCACCGATTTCGGACTCAGCGCTTTCACGGAACATTTGAAACAAGACGGGTTGTTGCACACGACTTGCGGAACGCCGGCGTATGTGGCGCCGGAAGTCATTGGAAAAAAAGGGTACGACGGAGCCAAGGCGGATATTTGGTCTTGTGGGGTGATTTTATACGTTCTTCTCGCCGGGTTTTTACCGTTTCAAGATGATAACTTGGTGGCAATGTATAAGAAGATTTACAGAGGAGATTTCAAGTGTCCGCCATGGTTCTCACCTGAAGCTCGGAGGCTAATATCCAAGCTTTTAGACCCGAACCCGAAAACCCGAATCGCCATCTCCAAGATCACGGAATCATCTTGGTTCAAAAAATCAATCCCCAAGACTAAAACAACTAAGGAAGAAATAGAATTCGAAGCATTCAATGGAGAGAAATCTTCTAAACCCGAGACCTTAAACGCATTCCACATAATTTCATTGTCGGAAGGCTTCGATTTATCTCCGTTGTTCGAAGAGAAAAAGAGGGAAGAGAAAGAGGAGTTGAGGTTCGCCACGACGAGGCCGGCAAGCAGCGTGATATCGAGGCTCGAAGAGGTGGCCAAATCGGGGAAGTTCAGCGTCAAAAAGAGCGAGTGTAGGGTGCGGTTGCAGGGTCAAGAATGTGGGAGGAAAGGTAAACTTGCCATTGCTGCCAATATATTTGCGGTGACGCCGTCGTTCTTGGTGGTGGAAGTTAAAAAGGACCATGGCGACACCTTCGAGTACAATCAGTTTTGCAGTAAAGAGCTCCGGCCGGCGCTTAAAGACATCCTATGGACGTCGCCGCCCGAGAATTCGACTGTGGCTTGA